The genomic region GCCCAGGATGGTGGAATAGGCGAAGAAGACCAGACCGAAGGTGACGAGCCAGCCACCGGGCCCCGGGAGCAGGTCATTGAAGGTGTGGGAGGTGAGCGCCGCCCCCGTGTCGCCACTGGTGGCATAGAGGCCCCCGATGACCAGCACGATGCCGGTGATGCTGCAGACGACCAGGGTGTCGAGGAAGGTGCCCGTCATGGAGACCAGCGCCTGCCGGCAGGGGTGATCGGTCTTGGCCGCGGCAGCCGCAATGGGTGCCGAACCCATGCCGGACTCGTTGGAGAAGACGCCGCGCGCCACACCGTAGCGAATGGCGGTACCGATGGCGCCCCCCACCACGGCGTCCAGCCCGAAGGCCGAACGGCAGATGAGTTCGACAGCCGGAATGACCCTGTCGTAATGGAGGAAGATGATGGCGAGCCCGCCCAGCACGTAGACGATGGCCATGAACGGCACGATGAACGAGGTGGCCTTGGAGATGCTCTGGATGCCGCCCAGAACCACGACGGCAGTCAGGACCGTCAGCGCCGCACCGGTGATCCAGGGATCGACGTGGAAGCTGGCCTGGATGGCCTGGGCCACCGAGTTGGCCTGCACCGAGCTGCCGATGCCGAAGGAAGCCAGCACGCCGAACAGGGCAAACAGCACGGCCAGCCACTTGATGCCCAGGCCGCGCTCGATGTAGTACATGGGGCCGCCGCTCATCTCCCCCTTGTCGTTGGTGATGCGGTACTTGACGGCCAGCACGGCCTCGCCGTACTTGGTGGCCATGCCGAAGAAGGCGGTGATCCACATCCAGAAGACGGCGCCAGGGCCACCGGAGACGATGGCCGTGGCCACGCCGGCGATGTTGCCGGTACCGATGGTGGCCGAGAGCGCCGTCATCAGCGCCCCGAAGTGGCTGATGTCGCCCTCGTGGTCCTTCTCGTGGTCCTTGGGAGGCGAGAAGGCCTGCTTCAGCGCCATGGGCAGCATGTGGACCTGCAGGAAGAGCAGGCGAAACGACAGGTAGATGGCGGTGCCGCCCAGCAGGATGAGCAGGGGTGCCCCCCAGACGTAGCCGCCCAGCCATTCAAGGAAATTCTGCAGTGCCTCCACGGGTTGCGCTCCTGTGTGATGTGTTCTGTGAGGGTGCCTCCTGCCCTGCTCGGGAAACGCCCTGCCCTGAGGAATGATGCAAATTCGCACCAGGGCAAGAGTTTAGACAATTTTGCCGGGCGCTTGCTGCAGTACGGTGACTGCCCGGATTGGTGATTGCCCTAGGGATCCTCTGAATAAGTCCCGCGAACCGGCGCGCCACGGAACGGGATGCAGGACAAGGCGACATTTGCTGTCAATAGCGCCGCTATTGACAGCAAATGGCAACGCAGTCATGCGCCCGTTACGGGGATGTGACGGCCGCGGGGAGTTGTTCAGAGGATCCCTAGGAACCCGGCACGACGTTGCCGTCAAGTGGGGGCATGCCCCACAGCGTTCCCACCAGCAGGATGGCAACCAGGAGCACGGTGACAATGAGCGCCGGGAGGGTCCAGCTTCCCTCGGCCCGGCAGTTCAGCTGCAGGAAGTAGACCATGTGCACGATGATCTGCACGACGCCCAGGCCCATGATGATCAGGGCGGCGGTGCCCGTGTCCTCGAAAGCGCCGGTCATCACCAGCCCGAAGGGGATGAGGGTGAGAATGACGGCCAGGAGGAAGCCGATGTTGCAGTCCGTCCCGCTGACGTGCGGAGGCTGCCCCATGGCGTCAGGACCAGATTGATGCCGACCTGCCGCAACTGGCGGGCCGGAATGCCGGGGGGCGCTCATGACAGGGATCCGATGAGGTAGACGAGGGAGAACACGGCAACCCAGACCACGTCCAGGAAGTGCCAGAACAGGGTCAGACACCGGATGCGGCGCCGGTTGGCAGGGATGAGGCCGTGCTGACCGACCTGCACCAGCAGGGTGATCAACCAGACCAGGCCGAAAGCGACGTGCAGCCCATGGATGCCCACCAGCGCGAAGAACGCGGACAGGAAGGCGCTGCGCTGGGGCGTGGCCCCCATCCCGATCATGTGGTTGAACGCGTGGATCTCGATGCCCAGGAAGGTCAGACCGAACAGGCCGGTCAGGGCCAGCCAGCCGAGCGTGGCGTGCTTCTCGCTGTCCTGCATGGCCACGACGCCATGACCGCCGGAGAAGGACGCGCACAGCAGCAGGGCGGTGCTCAGCGCCACAAGCTTCAGGTCGAAGATGTCCGCCCCGGAGAAGCCGGTTGCGTAGCTCCGCCCCAGGACGGCGTAGGCGGCAAAGAGGCAGGCGAAGAGGAGCAAATCACCGATCAGGAAGAGCCAGAAGCCAAGCATCGTCCCGTTCTCGGGGGGATGCGCTTCCGTCAGGTGGAACTGGCGGGTACCGGTTTCGGCCGGTCCCTGGCGGGACAGGGTTGCGCTCATGTCAGAGGGGGCGAATGCGGATCATGGACGGGAACGGATGCTCAGACGTGACGAGCCAGAAGCCGGGTCCGGCCCGCCTCGGTGCGCTCGACCTGGGCTGCCGTGATGGGAAAGCCTCGCCCATGGCTGAATGCATGGGCAATGATGGCCCCCAGCAGCACGATGAAGCTTGCACCGGCCAACAGCCATATCTGCCAGATCATGCAGAAGCCGAAGACCGCGCCGAGTGCGGCGATGGTGAAGCCGGCCGCCGTGTTCTTCGGCATGGGGATGGGAATGAACCCGCGTGTGGGCCGCACATAGCCGTTGCGCTTCATGTCCCACCAGGCGTCGATCTCGTGCACCACCGGGGTGAACGCGAAGTTGTAGTCCGGCGGCGGCGATGCGGTGGACCATTCCAGCGTGCGGGCATCCCAGGGGTCGCCCGTCTCGTCGCGCAGCGCAGGGCGCCG from Lautropia mirabilis harbors:
- the cyoD gene encoding cytochrome o ubiquinol oxidase subunit IV, whose product is MGQPPHVSGTDCNIGFLLAVILTLIPFGLVMTGAFEDTGTAALIIMGLGVVQIIVHMVYFLQLNCRAEGSWTLPALIVTVLLVAILLVGTLWGMPPLDGNVVPGS
- a CDS encoding cytochrome (ubi)quinol oxidase subunit III, with amino-acid sequence MSATLSRQGPAETGTRQFHLTEAHPPENGTMLGFWLFLIGDLLLFACLFAAYAVLGRSYATGFSGADIFDLKLVALSTALLLCASFSGGHGVVAMQDSEKHATLGWLALTGLFGLTFLGIEIHAFNHMIGMGATPQRSAFLSAFFALVGIHGLHVAFGLVWLITLLVQVGQHGLIPANRRRIRCLTLFWHFLDVVWVAVFSLVYLIGSLS
- a CDS encoding alanine/glycine:cation symporter family protein, with protein sequence MEALQNFLEWLGGYVWGAPLLILLGGTAIYLSFRLLFLQVHMLPMALKQAFSPPKDHEKDHEGDISHFGALMTALSATIGTGNIAGVATAIVSGGPGAVFWMWITAFFGMATKYGEAVLAVKYRITNDKGEMSGGPMYYIERGLGIKWLAVLFALFGVLASFGIGSSVQANSVAQAIQASFHVDPWITGAALTVLTAVVVLGGIQSISKATSFIVPFMAIVYVLGGLAIIFLHYDRVIPAVELICRSAFGLDAVVGGAIGTAIRYGVARGVFSNESGMGSAPIAAAAAKTDHPCRQALVSMTGTFLDTLVVCSITGIVLVIGGLYATSGDTGAALTSHTFNDLLPGPGGWLVTFGLVFFAYSTILGWCYYGEKCAAYLGGEKVVPIYRVIYVVTVLLGAGVNLGLVWAAADVFNGLMAVPNLIALLLLSNVIVSETRDFIQKRRSGELH